The Anopheles gambiae chromosome 2, idAnoGambNW_F1_1, whole genome shotgun sequence genomic sequence GAGGGGGAAAATTCCCCCCTAAGGGGGGAGGGTCTGACATGTTGTCGGCCCAATGTAAAAATTTATCTTTTAAAACAActgtttatttcaatttcaaatcaCTGTTTAAATCACAGAATCACCACACCAACAAACACTTCACTGTGATACAGATATTATCCCTAACCACGTAAAACcagtcctgaaaaggactgcattgaacggctaaaagTAACACTTCACAGCAAGGtcgcacacaaaacaaagagGAAAAATACCGGGTAACAAATCACAGACTACAGAGCAGGAGGTATAAGAAATACGTCCGCACACTTCAGCTGTCACAAGTCGAATGGTCTTTACGGAATGGACGATCACGAATGACTGGACGATCACGAATGTGACGATCACGAATGAGCGTTTTCGAGCTCAACGTCCCTATTTATACTTTTTCATCCACGCATTCCCTCTTGCTCTTAAGATGAGAGAAAACAAGGGTTGGCAAGCGCATAAAAAGAGCTCttgttcgagcagtttcctcaTTTAAcgttcaacttttgtcaaataAACAAGTTCGCTCCGTGCTCAACGAAACCTACGCTCCCGAAGTGAAATGGCTCGTACCAAGCAAACCGCTCGTAAATCGACTGGAGGTAAGGCTCCTCGCAAGCAGCTGGCCACCAAGGCTGCTCGTAAAAGTGCCCCGGCCACCGGAGGAGTGAAGAAGCCGCATCGTTACCGTCCGGGAACGGTGGCCCTCCGAGAAATCCGTCGCTACCAGAAGTCGACCGAGCTGCTCATCCGCAAGCTGCCCTTCCAGCGCTTGGTGCGTGAGATCGCCCAGGACTTCAAGACTGATCTCCGCTTCCAGAGCTCAGCCGTCATGGCGCTGCAGGAAGCCAGCGAGGCGTATCTGGTTGGTCTGTTCGAAGACACGAATCTGTGCGCCATCCACGCCAAGCGCGTCACCATCATGCCCAAGGACATCCAGCTGGCCCGTCGCATCCGCGGAGAGCGTGCCTAAATCGTCCATGCATCCGGAAGCGGTCCCTGTCTAAACGGGGCATTTCCTTCTCAAAACGGTCCTTTTCAGGACCACCAATACTGTTGAACATTCCAAGAATTTTCTTTCGATTGCTATTATGAAATTGTACATACGAATGCAAGCCTTCACGTATGTCGTTTTGTTATAACGAGGAAAGtgtgaaaagggggaaaatttgttttaaataatcaatGTTATGGGAggtattttaactttttcttgTCAAAGTTTCGCTATTTAATAGGGCATCTGAGGATTTTGACTATATTGATCAATATTTTATTACCATCTATATTATCTATGACTATTATACCAACATCGCTGCTTACAACAAACTACGAACGAATAGTATGACtatatattttacaacaaatgTTCGACACAAACAGCTTAACTGATGCTTATACACACTTTAATTCAAACGCTTAAGACGACCCTTCAATCCTTATAAGCAAgtttaaaatcgaacaaatctatTACAAAATTTGACTCACGACACATAAGCTGCTATTGGTTGCTTTGTCGATAAATTATCCTCGTATGCGCgaggaaaatttaatttaaaaaaatgattgtcATACAACGAGCGAAACGACTTCTATTCATAATTCATGATACACGAAACTCCATTTACAATTTCACCTCGCAAAACGCTTCCAACCAGTGCGGACttctttttaatgtttttgtaaACGTGCTAAGGTTCTTtttaacattaatatttaCAATGAACAACCCAGAACTTTAATGTCAATCACAGCATCATTGTTTCCAATACAAAGTTCGCAAACAAACTTAGGATATGGCTGCGTTTACCTGCACTAATGCCATTTAGTACaggcaaacgcaacaaactgAACAATTACGTTGACGAAGACGGACACCCTGAAATTAAAGCGCTAATTCGCTGGTGCAGATGAAACGAAGGATAATTCTTTGTTTGAATGCGGTTTGTGGTCCTGAAAAGGACCGATTTGAGAGAACGAAGC encodes the following:
- the LOC133392011 gene encoding histone H3 — translated: MARTKQTARKSTGGKAPRKQLATKAARKSAPATGGVKKPHRYRPGTVALREIRRYQKSTELLIRKLPFQRLVREIAQDFKTDLRFQSSAVMALQEASEAYLVGLFEDTNLCAIHAKRVTIMPKDIQLARRIRGERA